From the genome of Cydia pomonella isolate Wapato2018A chromosome 1, ilCydPomo1, whole genome shotgun sequence:
CAAATCGTCAGCCACGACGTCGGAGACGTGCAGATAGATGATCCAGTACATGAGGTTGAAGCACACGAAGCACACCGGAAACACGATGCGCGAGTACTTGTCGATGTCTGAGGGCGTCATGCCCAGGAGTTTGCTTATATCCTGGAAATGAGACATAGCTATTTTAAATACATGTCTAATAAATATAACCTACACTTCAATTATAAGATAGATTCGCAAGCGTTACTGTTACCTTTTACATAACAATTAAGTATTTAGATATTAACGTTAGAAAAATGTTCGCGTAGCACATGCCTAAAAGACAAATTCGAAacacagaaatataatatatatatattatatattcgcGTAGTTTATGCAAAGCCTTAatctaaaatgtttaaattactgataaatgtagaaaaaaaaagaaaaaatttaGGCATTACCTTGCCGGGGTGGAGTATGTGCGGTGGTGGCCCTGGGTTCTCCTCTTCAGCTCCGCTCCGGCCCCCATTTATAGTATTCTCTAACGTTCCGCCTTTTGAATGTGCTTTCGGATCGTGCACTTTGAATCTTACTTCCTGGAAAGTATAATTGGTAATTAACTTAAAGAATAAACACTCCCATGTTTGTATACGAGTTACTAATGAGTAAGTCATATTACCGAACAGCTTACCGAAGCTCTTCCTGGAGGACATCTTCCTAACGTCCCCATTTTAGAAAGAGTATGAGGATCACCAACTGGAGGGCAATCAACAGGCAGTTTCTTTTCGGACGCTATTTTCTGTATGGCTACGAATCTTTGTTTTCTCATTTGTATTCTCTTTGCCATATACCCTACTGTAGCGTATTCTGGAAAGAAAGAGAAGTGCTTCAGTCTAAGCGTATTTTACATGGTTTCACAAACATTGATAATACATAAATTACACTATCGCAAAATTCGCCTCGCTTGATAAATTGCATTGCATATGTACTAcctatacttacatatatgtaCTAGCTACTGGGGCATTTATTTGGGAAAAAAGTCGCATTGGCTTTAATTTAAGCTTTTAGAAAAGTTAGCACAACTGTCAGCTAGATCTCTAGGACGCCTTTctcttaatattattatcaaaattatttgataatatttgCCGCGTGTCTGAGCCGCAAACCAATCATGCTAACCCCACAATGTTGCACTTTAGAGCATGCGTTTTAACTTCTTTGTGAACAACAATAGTGTTTGTCGTAACTAAAATTCACTCACGCGCTCTTTTTTGCAAATGTGATATCTAAAGGAtatcccacactagcgtctcccgagcgtcggtatctagtcaactctatgactgctgctcgacgcaatgtTGGcacaactgcgcagcgacgtcaTTTCCTACAGCACTAACTAGACGCCGTCGCTCATAAGACGCTTGCGGGGTGGAATTAAAAGAGAGCTAATCAAACTGTACCTAATAAACTGGCGAAAACCATGACGAAACAGGTGCCGAGGTAGACGTCAATGGACTTGACGTAGGAGATCTTAGGCAGCGCCGCGTTGGTGGATGACATGAGCGTGGTCATGGTGAGCACGGTGGTGACACCAAGCGACACGCGCGCCGGCGTAGCGTTGCGGTTCAACCAGAACGACACCCACGAGATGATCACGATCAAACCCGACGGAATGTATATCTGGATTAGGTAGTATCCCATGGACCGAACAAATTGTATCTCGCAGGCCAACCGAGAATAATTTCCTGtggaaaatattcaaatatacaTTAATTTAGTCCTGCAGAAGTGAGGTAGATATAAACTTTAATTGCAATCACAAatcaaatttcaataaaatcgaTCTTATAATGAAAAACTTCAAACGAATTGTATGTTTTGCTATGTTTATATGATTTTAATAGACAGCATACGAGTGTTAATTACATTAATACTAGTATAATCACACCACTCTATcgtgttttttttgtgcaatgaTACAAAAGCAGGACGTGAAAAGAATCGTGACTGTTTTTGTCCAGTGTTAAAGGTAGTGGTCTTTTCACTTGTTATTTATGGGTTAATTCCCCCGCAATACCTGTCGTGAGGGAGATCTCCATGGCTCGCTGGCGATGGCCGAGGACCTTGAACTGCGGCAGCGACACTTCACTCGACACGCCCACCGAGTTGGGGCCCTCGTTCCATTTGTATCGGATGTCCCGCATGGTGTAGCCGACTGTGCGCAGCGGACACATACATGAAATAACCCCAGGCCCATCGCAATGGGTTTTGAGCTCGAGCCGTCATACGGTCGGGGTAAGAGCGGGGGAGTCACGAGCTCGGATAGTCGCGGTCTCGTCGTGCGGTAGTCGTGTCATGTTAGCGTGTGTGCTAGTGTCGCGGTATCGATCGTCTGCACACGGGCTGAGGGAGACGGGGCGGTGGCGGAGCGATGAACAAACAGTGCATGGGACAGCGGGTGTGTGATGTTACCTGTTGTCAGCGTCACTACTGTTGCGCGTTGTCGGTGCCCGAGCACTCGGAATTGGGGCAGTTGCACCTCGTTGCTCATTCCGACGCTAGAATGTCCGTCTTTCCAATGGTATCGAATGTCTCTCATAGTGTATCCGACTCCGGAGACATGTCAAACACACAAAACGCTATCACTTACGCTGCGGCAGCATTGCGGTTCCCTCACCCGCGAGGCCGCAACGATGTCGGAGATGAGACTTACAGCCGTAAGTGGCAAGGCGCAATCGAGCAGACCCGAGCcatcatattttaatttaaaattctcGGGTCAACTCGACGTGGatgatagaaaaatataggtacattctACTAATTCTACGAAATTGATGAAAAGGGACTGGAATAAAATCAAACCGTTATGATACGCTATCTATGTAGataaatgatattgataatATACCTTACAACAAGACGAAAAGCAGAACAAACCGTATGAAATTAAGAAATT
Proteins encoded in this window:
- the LOC133532249 gene encoding gamma-aminobutyric acid receptor subunit beta isoform X7, whose amino-acid sequence is MSGARPRSAPLLLALAAAFLPQANHVAGAGGGGMFGDVNISAILDSFSISYDKRVRPNYGGPPVEVGVTMYVLSISSVSEVLMDFTLDFYFRQFWTDPRLAYKKRPGVETLSVGSEFIKNIWVPDTFFVNEKQSYFHIATTSNEFIRIHHSGSITRSIRLTITASCPMHLQYFPMDRQLCHIEIESFGYTMRDIRYKWNEGPNSVGVSSEVSLPQFKVLGHRQRAMEISLTTGNYSRLACEIQFVRSMGYYLIQIYIPSGLIVIISWVSFWLNRNATPARVSLGVTTVLTMTTLMSSTNAALPKISYVKSIDVYLGTCFVMVFASLLEYATVGYMAKRIQMRKQRFVAIQKIASEKKLPVDCPPVGDPHTLSKMGTLGRCPPGRASEVRFKVHDPKAHSKGGTLENTINGGRSGAEEENPGPPPHILHPGKDISKLLGMTPSDIDKYSRIVFPVCFVCFNLMYWIIYLHVSDVVADDLVLLEEDK
- the LOC133532249 gene encoding gamma-aminobutyric acid receptor subunit beta isoform X8, whose product is MSGARPRSAPLLLALAAAFLPQANHVAGAGGGGMFGDVNISAILDSFSISYDKRVRPNYGGPPVEVGVTMYVLSISSVSEVLMDFTLDFYFRQFWTDPRLAYKKRPGVETLSVGSEFIKNIWVPDTFFVNEKQSYFHIATTSNEFIRIHHSGSITRSIRLTITASCPMHLQYFPMDRQLCHIEIESFGYTMRDIRYHWKDGHSSVGMSNEVQLPQFRVLGHRQRATVVTLTTGNYSRLACEIQFVRSMGYYLIQIYIPSGLIVIISWVSFWLNRNATPARVSLGVTTVLTMTTLMSSTNAALPKISYVKSIDVYLGTCFVMVFASLLEYATVGYMAKRIQMRKQRFVAIQKIASEKKLPVDCPPVGDPHTLSKMGTLGRCPPGRASEVRFKVHDPKAHSKGGTLENTINGGRSGAEEENPGPPPHILHPGKDISKLLGMTPSDIDKYSRIVFPVCFVCFNLMYWIIYLHVSDVVADDLVLLEEDK
- the LOC133532249 gene encoding gamma-aminobutyric acid receptor subunit beta isoform X3; its protein translation is MSGARPRSAPLLLALAAAFLPQANHVAGAGGGGMFGDVNISAILDSFSISYDKRVRPNYGGPPVEVGVTMYVLSISSVSEVLMDFTLDFYFRQFWTDPRLAYKKRPGVETLSVGSEFIKNIWVPDTFFVNEKQSYFHIATTSNEFIRIHHSGSITRSIRLTITASCPMHLQYFPMDRQLCHIEIESFGYTMRDIRYKWNEGPNSVGVSSEVSLPQFKVLGHRQRAMEISLTTGNYSRLACEIQFVRSMGYYLIQIYIPSGLIVIISWVSFWLNRNATPARVSLGVTTVLTMTTLMSSTNAALPKISYVKSIDVYLGTCFVMVFASLLEYATVGYMAKRIQMRKQRFVAIQKIASEKKLPVDCPPVGDPHTLSKMGTLGRCPPGRASVSCSEVRFKVHDPKAHSKGGTLENTINGGRSGAEEENPGPPPHILHPGKDISKLLGMTPSDIDKYSRIVFPVCFVCFNLMYWIIYLHVSDVVADDLVLLEEDK
- the LOC133532249 gene encoding gamma-aminobutyric acid receptor subunit beta isoform X2, whose protein sequence is MSGARPRSAPLLLALAAAFLPQANHVAGAGGGGMFGDVNISAILDSFSISYDKRVRPNYGGPPVEVGVTMYVLSISSLSEVKMDFTLDFYFRQFWTDPRLAYKKRPGVETLSVGSEFIKNIWVPDTFFVNEKQSYFHIATTSNEFIRIHHSGSITRSIRLTITASCPMHLQYFPMDRQLCHIEIESFGYTMRDIRYHWKDGHSSVGMSNEVQLPQFRVLGHRQRATVVTLTTGNYSRLACEIQFVRSMGYYLIQIYIPSGLIVIISWVSFWLNRNATPARVSLGVTTVLTMTTLMSSTNAALPKISYVKSIDVYLGTCFVMVFASLLEYATVGYMAKRIQMRKQRFVAIQKIASEKKLPVDCPPVGDPHTLSKMGTLGRCPPGRASVSCSEVRFKVHDPKAHSKGGTLENTINGGRSGAEEENPGPPPHILHPGKDISKLLGMTPSDIDKYSRIVFPVCFVCFNLMYWIIYLHVSDVVADDLVLLEEDK
- the LOC133532249 gene encoding gamma-aminobutyric acid receptor subunit beta isoform X1, encoding MSGARPRSAPLLLALAAAFLPQANHVAGAGGGGMFGDVNISAILDSFSISYDKRVRPNYGGPPVEVGVTMYVLSISSLSEVKMDFTLDFYFRQFWTDPRLAYKKRPGVETLSVGSEFIKNIWVPDTFFVNEKQSYFHIATTSNEFIRIHHSGSITRSIRLTITASCPMHLQYFPMDRQLCHIEIESFGYTMRDIRYKWNEGPNSVGVSSEVSLPQFKVLGHRQRAMEISLTTGNYSRLACEIQFVRSMGYYLIQIYIPSGLIVIISWVSFWLNRNATPARVSLGVTTVLTMTTLMSSTNAALPKISYVKSIDVYLGTCFVMVFASLLEYATVGYMAKRIQMRKQRFVAIQKIASEKKLPVDCPPVGDPHTLSKMGTLGRCPPGRASVSCSEVRFKVHDPKAHSKGGTLENTINGGRSGAEEENPGPPPHILHPGKDISKLLGMTPSDIDKYSRIVFPVCFVCFNLMYWIIYLHVSDVVADDLVLLEEDK
- the LOC133532249 gene encoding gamma-aminobutyric acid receptor subunit beta isoform X4, whose translation is MSGARPRSAPLLLALAAAFLPQANHVAGAGGGGMFGDVNISAILDSFSISYDKRVRPNYGGPPVEVGVTMYVLSISSVSEVLMDFTLDFYFRQFWTDPRLAYKKRPGVETLSVGSEFIKNIWVPDTFFVNEKQSYFHIATTSNEFIRIHHSGSITRSIRLTITASCPMHLQYFPMDRQLCHIEIESFGYTMRDIRYHWKDGHSSVGMSNEVQLPQFRVLGHRQRATVVTLTTGNYSRLACEIQFVRSMGYYLIQIYIPSGLIVIISWVSFWLNRNATPARVSLGVTTVLTMTTLMSSTNAALPKISYVKSIDVYLGTCFVMVFASLLEYATVGYMAKRIQMRKQRFVAIQKIASEKKLPVDCPPVGDPHTLSKMGTLGRCPPGRASVSCSEVRFKVHDPKAHSKGGTLENTINGGRSGAEEENPGPPPHILHPGKDISKLLGMTPSDIDKYSRIVFPVCFVCFNLMYWIIYLHVSDVVADDLVLLEEDK
- the LOC133532249 gene encoding gamma-aminobutyric acid receptor subunit beta isoform X5, whose translation is MSGARPRSAPLLLALAAAFLPQANHVAGAGGGGMFGDVNISAILDSFSISYDKRVRPNYGGPPVEVGVTMYVLSISSLSEVKMDFTLDFYFRQFWTDPRLAYKKRPGVETLSVGSEFIKNIWVPDTFFVNEKQSYFHIATTSNEFIRIHHSGSITRSIRLTITASCPMHLQYFPMDRQLCHIEIESFGYTMRDIRYKWNEGPNSVGVSSEVSLPQFKVLGHRQRAMEISLTTGNYSRLACEIQFVRSMGYYLIQIYIPSGLIVIISWVSFWLNRNATPARVSLGVTTVLTMTTLMSSTNAALPKISYVKSIDVYLGTCFVMVFASLLEYATVGYMAKRIQMRKQRFVAIQKIASEKKLPVDCPPVGDPHTLSKMGTLGRCPPGRASEVRFKVHDPKAHSKGGTLENTINGGRSGAEEENPGPPPHILHPGKDISKLLGMTPSDIDKYSRIVFPVCFVCFNLMYWIIYLHVSDVVADDLVLLEEDK
- the LOC133532249 gene encoding gamma-aminobutyric acid receptor subunit beta isoform X6; amino-acid sequence: MSGARPRSAPLLLALAAAFLPQANHVAGAGGGGMFGDVNISAILDSFSISYDKRVRPNYGGPPVEVGVTMYVLSISSLSEVKMDFTLDFYFRQFWTDPRLAYKKRPGVETLSVGSEFIKNIWVPDTFFVNEKQSYFHIATTSNEFIRIHHSGSITRSIRLTITASCPMHLQYFPMDRQLCHIEIESFGYTMRDIRYHWKDGHSSVGMSNEVQLPQFRVLGHRQRATVVTLTTGNYSRLACEIQFVRSMGYYLIQIYIPSGLIVIISWVSFWLNRNATPARVSLGVTTVLTMTTLMSSTNAALPKISYVKSIDVYLGTCFVMVFASLLEYATVGYMAKRIQMRKQRFVAIQKIASEKKLPVDCPPVGDPHTLSKMGTLGRCPPGRASEVRFKVHDPKAHSKGGTLENTINGGRSGAEEENPGPPPHILHPGKDISKLLGMTPSDIDKYSRIVFPVCFVCFNLMYWIIYLHVSDVVADDLVLLEEDK